One Helicobacter pylori NCTC 11637 = CCUG 17874 = ATCC 43504 = JCM 12093 genomic window, GGATAAAAACTTCCTTGTGATTATTTTGAAAATCAAACGCTAGGAATGAATCTTTCAAATACACTTCCACTCTAGGAGCGTTTTTCACCACGCTGTTTTGACCCAGTTTCAAGCCTTGCACTTCAGCGCTTTTAATCCCACACGCATGGCATAAGGACACAAACATGCTCTCTTTTGAAATGGTTGCAAACCAAGGCAAACTCTCACGCTTGGGTAAATTTTCTTTACCCTCTAAAGCCTTCTGTCTCTTAGGCATCTCATGCTTGATAAACGCATAAAAATTGCGAACGCTTTCTTTAGGGGTTGTTCCCTTGAGCTGGTTGGCAATGTTAGCCACGCTCGCATCGTCTCTTTCATAACGCCCCATTGCTACAAAATCGCTCGTTTCAAACAAACGCTCATTCAATTGATAGCTAGCGATCTCATAAGACAAATGGACTTGCTTTTTTTGAGCGCTTTTTAAAAAATCCACTTGCAAATAAGGCACTCCAAAATTGAGCATGCTTTTATAGCTGGCATGATTGCCTTGTAAATGCACATTGCTCGCTACAACACTCGGCATGGGAATGAAAAGCGAAGTGTGTTCTGCAGAATCAAAATCAATGCTGTATTGAGCTTCTATTTTATATTTTGCAACACTCCCTTTGCTTTCTTCTGCCTGCAAAATCTGTGCTCCTAAAACAGCACCTGTAGCGCCTAAAGCAGTCGTTTTAATAAAATCCCTTCGTTTCATAACTATAACTCTTTATTGTAATTTTTAAATTCGTTGAATGAATGAAAAAATAGGACACACCACCAAAGGACTGATGAGTATCCAAAAACCTAAATTTTGAAAGACAAAGCGTTCCTAAAAAATAAGAACGCTTAAAGAAAAGGGTTACTTTTTCTTTTTTGTGTGGTGCATGTCTTTTCCATGCATGTCTTTCATCATTTTTTGGTGTTTTTCAAGAGCTTTTTTAACCCCCTCAGCGTATTTGGGGTCAGCTTTCTTGAAATGCTCCAATTGTTTATCCACAATTTCCTTATGGGTAACATGAGCCAAAGACTCTCCAATAGTGTCATGCAACCTTTCTTTTTCATCAGCTGGCAATGAGCGGTAGTAATCACCTGGTTGGGTGTAGTAATCGCTATCATCAGCTCTGTAATCCCAATTCCACACTTCAAACTCTTTCTCAATATGAGCTAAGTTGAATTTAGGATCTCTCGCGCTCTTATCTTCTTTATAGCCAGGCAATGAGCTAGGCGTATAGTTTTGTAAAGAGCCGTAATACCCATTTTGCATGTAACCATCTCTGCTAGAAGAGTGGAACGGGCATCTTGGTTTATTAACCGGTATTTGAGGGTAATTAACCCCTAAGCGGTAGCGGTGTGTATCCCCATAAGAGAACAAGCGCCCTTGTAACATCCTATCAGGGCTATAGCCAATTCCAGGAACGACATTAGCCGGACTGAATGCCGCTTGCTCCACTTCTG contains:
- a CDS encoding twin-arginine translocation signal domain-containing protein, with translation MKRRDFIKTTALGATGAVLGAQILQAEESKGSVAKYKIEAQYSIDFDSAEHTSLFIPMPSVVASNVHLQGNHASYKSMLNFGVPYLQVDFLKSAQKKQVHLSYEIASYQLNERLFETSDFVAMGRYERDDASVANIANQLKGTTPKESVRNFYAFIKHEMPKRQKALEGKENLPKRESLPWFATISKESMFVSLCHACGIKSAEVQGLKLGQNSVVKNAPRVEVYLKDSFLAFDFQNNHKEVFIPLNRHKDMQLDSALLATFGDAFALVDGRDLGNYESKLFEKRVSYTVV